One Nicotiana sylvestris chromosome 12, ASM39365v2, whole genome shotgun sequence genomic window carries:
- the LOC104229133 gene encoding uncharacterized protein gives MGDCPPYYKSVSENVGGFCESSKETPVCAFGYIEGLSINDLCCHFTDYLNIQGGEDSNNKCNSETVKEDVTKDSYGSDSGKVASVKYSIKCATFPCSGMSVPPAEIGGEERKENVTAEVMTHGADAKSPDLSYSRSVSLPTPLKLVSAIKGGREKQGSLPRKLTVTWAPDVYDPVPTAVSHVPNKGQCHKSGKKKNGKNKQKNNGKSSRGSKGKDKKQARKHGGNSQISYHPLDDGNITDSSGEVQSSVVDFDIGRPDPFCGSSFLRKSITKLHFPVAEAS, from the exons ATGGGCGATTGTCCTCCTTACTACAAGTCAGTGTCTGAAAATGTTGGCGGCTTTTGCGAGTCATCAAAGGAGACGCCAGTTTGTGCTTTTGGATATATAGAAGGTCTTTCCATAAATGATCTTTGCTGCCATTTCACTGATTATCTCAATATTCAGGGTGGTGAAGACTCAAACAATAAGTGCAATTCTGAGACAGTGAAGGAAGATGTAACTAAAGATTCCTATGGAAGTGACTCTGGTAAAGTTGCTTCTGTGAAATACTCGATCAAATGTGCAACATTTCCATGCTCTGGTATGAGCGTACCTCCTGCAGAAATTGGTGGGGAGGAGCGAAAGGAAAACGTGACTGCTGAAGTAATGACACATGGTGCTGATGCTAAATCTCCTGATTTGTCTTACTCACGTTCCGTATCCCTGCCA ACTCCTTTGAAGCTTGTATCTGCCATAAAGGGTGGCCGTGAGAAACAAGGCAGTCTACCAAGGAAGCTGACTGTAACATGGGCTCCGGATGTGTATGACCCTGTCCCAACAGCAGTGTCACATGTACCAAACAAAGGACAATGCCACAAGAGTGGGAAAAAGAAGAATGGGAAGAATAAGCAGAAAAACAATGGCAAATCTTCACGTGGGAGCAAGGGTAAAGACAAGAAGCAAGCTCGGAAACATGGAGGGAATTCTCAGATAAGTTACCATCCTCTAGATGATGGCAACATCACAGATTCGTCTGGCGAGGTACAATCTAGCGTTGTGGATTTTGATATTGGCAGGCCAGATCCATTTTGTGGGAGTAGTTTTCTTAGGAAATCCATCACGAAATTGCACTTCCCAGTTGCGGAGGCCAGCTGA